The following are encoded together in the Pedobacter sp. D749 genome:
- a CDS encoding VOC family protein — MNIKYAHTNIITKDWKELARFYEIVFNCIAVPPIRNYQGEWLEKGTGVFNANLQGIQLRLPGYGDNGPTLEIYQYSEMINAERHLANQKGFGHIAFKVEDIAGVLAIALKNGASKIGELSEHHFDNIGVFRFIYISDPDGNIIELLNWS; from the coding sequence GCGCATACCAACATTATAACAAAGGATTGGAAGGAACTTGCACGTTTCTATGAAATCGTGTTTAATTGCATAGCGGTTCCACCCATACGAAACTATCAAGGGGAGTGGCTTGAAAAAGGCACCGGCGTCTTTAACGCTAATTTACAAGGGATACAATTACGGCTACCTGGCTATGGGGATAATGGACCGACATTAGAAATCTATCAGTATTCAGAAATGATTAATGCTGAAAGACACTTAGCTAATCAAAAAGGATTTGGACATATCGCATTTAAGGTAGAGGATATTGCGGGGGTTTTAGCAATAGCATTAAAGAATGGAGCATCGAAAATTGGAGAGCTAAGCGAACATCATTTTGATAATATCGGTGTATTTAGGTTTATTTACATCTCAGACCCGGACGGGAATATAATAGAACTCCTAAACTGGAGTTGA